The following proteins come from a genomic window of Streptomyces sp. Sge12:
- a CDS encoding NADH-quinone oxidoreductase subunit C — protein MSETQEPENGSNVPAPRVQGPEVIGVRKGMFGAAGGGDTSGYGGLVRTVVMPGATSRPYGSYFDEVADELEGALEEQDLVPENAIEKTVVDRGELTFHIAREHLVRVAQLLRDDPALRFELCTGVSGVHFPGDKGRELHAVYHLRSLTHGRVLRLEVSVPDSDPHVPSLVQVYPTNDWHERETYDFFGLIFDGHPALTRIMMPDDWQGFPQRKDYPLGGIPVEYKGAQIPAPDQRRSYS, from the coding sequence GTGAGCGAGACCCAAGAGCCGGAGAACGGCAGCAACGTCCCCGCCCCGCGCGTCCAGGGCCCCGAGGTGATCGGTGTCCGCAAGGGCATGTTCGGCGCCGCGGGCGGCGGGGACACCAGCGGCTACGGCGGCCTCGTGCGGACCGTGGTCATGCCCGGCGCGACGAGCCGACCGTACGGCTCCTACTTCGACGAGGTGGCCGACGAGCTCGAAGGCGCCTTGGAGGAGCAGGACCTGGTCCCCGAGAACGCCATCGAGAAGACGGTCGTCGACCGCGGAGAGCTCACCTTCCACATCGCCCGCGAGCACCTCGTCCGGGTCGCGCAGCTCCTGCGCGACGACCCGGCCCTGCGCTTCGAGCTCTGCACCGGCGTCTCCGGCGTGCACTTCCCCGGGGACAAGGGCCGCGAGCTGCACGCCGTCTACCACCTGCGCTCGCTCACGCACGGCCGGGTCCTGCGGCTGGAGGTGTCCGTCCCGGACAGCGACCCGCACGTCCCCTCGCTCGTCCAGGTCTACCCGACCAACGACTGGCACGAGCGCGAGACGTACGACTTCTTCGGCCTGATCTTCGACGGGCACCCGGCCCTCACCCGGATCATGATGCCGGACGACTGGCAGGGCTTCCCGCAGCGCAAGGACTACCCGCTCGGCGGCATCCCCGTCGAGTACAAGGGCGCCCAGATCCCGGCTCCCGACCAGCGGAGGTCGTACAGCTGA
- a CDS encoding peptidoglycan-binding domain-containing protein, which yields MTELEHVVRHTESRTEPGDRGAPDDDRGGLARGRRVVLAVVGGAALMAVGGLLATTLVKSPAQVAAETGPPAQGALTAEVERRVLAQTVVMRGTVAADQSVAVSPQGMRSAEGAGAAVVTKLPLKAGEPVTAGQLVAEVSGRPVFTLHGAQPMYRDLKPGAGGDDVAQLQQALRELGHGTGADAKGVFGAGTKAALAARYRAIGYEPLPAVADGGAALKSAREAVRSATWAVEDASGPAGAPAGPGSGKGGASAAPGPGAGPTTGTGSGAGRELARAREALGEARAALAAAEAADGPMLPTAEAVFLGSFPARVSSVGARAGSPVSGPVLTLSAGELVVEAYLKDDKRQLLRAGMAVVISSEVSGTDARGKVALVATERTAAQPAGDLPQQGQGQDPKGGGGSGGGSGAGGADLGYRMVVRADQPLPAGFAGQDVRLTIESAATDGEALVVPVTAVSAGADGRTVVTAVSADGTQRRIEVRTGTSGDGFVAVTPARAGALAAGTRVVIGAAPRQAPGKPE from the coding sequence ATGACCGAACTGGAACACGTCGTGCGGCACACCGAGTCCCGTACGGAACCCGGGGACCGCGGCGCCCCCGACGACGACCGCGGCGGTCTCGCGCGCGGCCGGCGCGTGGTGCTCGCGGTCGTCGGCGGGGCCGCACTGATGGCGGTCGGCGGACTGCTGGCCACCACCTTGGTGAAGTCCCCGGCGCAGGTGGCCGCCGAGACCGGGCCGCCCGCACAGGGGGCCCTGACCGCCGAGGTCGAGCGGCGCGTGCTCGCGCAGACCGTGGTGATGCGCGGGACCGTGGCCGCCGACCAGAGCGTCGCCGTGTCCCCGCAGGGCATGCGCTCCGCCGAGGGCGCGGGGGCCGCGGTGGTGACCAAACTGCCCCTGAAGGCCGGGGAGCCGGTCACGGCCGGGCAGCTGGTCGCCGAAGTCTCCGGGCGGCCCGTGTTCACCCTGCACGGCGCGCAGCCGATGTACCGCGACCTGAAGCCCGGGGCCGGCGGCGACGACGTCGCACAGCTCCAGCAGGCACTGCGCGAGCTCGGGCACGGCACGGGCGCCGACGCGAAGGGCGTCTTCGGGGCCGGTACGAAGGCCGCGCTCGCCGCCCGCTACCGGGCCATCGGGTACGAGCCGCTGCCCGCGGTCGCCGACGGGGGCGCGGCGCTCAAGTCGGCGCGGGAGGCCGTACGGTCCGCGACGTGGGCCGTGGAGGACGCGAGCGGCCCGGCCGGCGCGCCCGCGGGGCCCGGGTCCGGCAAGGGCGGGGCGAGCGCCGCCCCGGGCCCCGGGGCGGGCCCCACCACCGGCACGGGGTCCGGGGCCGGCCGGGAGCTGGCGCGGGCACGGGAGGCCCTCGGCGAGGCCCGGGCCGCACTCGCGGCGGCGGAGGCCGCGGACGGGCCGATGCTGCCCACCGCCGAGGCCGTGTTCCTGGGCTCCTTCCCGGCCCGCGTCAGCTCCGTCGGAGCCCGCGCGGGCTCCCCCGTCTCCGGGCCGGTGCTCACGCTCTCCGCCGGAGAACTCGTCGTGGAGGCCTACCTCAAGGACGACAAGCGGCAGCTGCTGCGCGCCGGGATGGCCGTGGTGATCTCCTCCGAGGTCTCCGGCACCGATGCCCGTGGCAAGGTGGCGCTCGTCGCCACCGAACGGACCGCCGCACAGCCCGCCGGGGACCTCCCCCAGCAGGGCCAGGGCCAGGACCCCAAGGGCGGCGGGGGCTCCGGCGGGGGCAGTGGCGCCGGTGGCGCCGATCTCGGCTACCGGATGGTGGTCCGCGCCGACCAGCCGCTGCCCGCCGGCTTCGCCGGGCAGGACGTCCGGCTGACCATCGAGTCCGCCGCCACCGACGGCGAGGCCCTCGTCGTCCCGGTCACCGCCGTCTCGGCGGGCGCGGACGGGCGTACGGTCGTCACCGCCGTCTCCGCCGACGGAACCCAGCGGCGCATCGAGGTGCGCACCGGCACCAGCGGCGACGGCTTCGTGGCCGTCACCCCGGCCCGGGCGGGCGCACTGGCCGCCGGGACCAGAGTGGTGATCGGCGCCGCGCCCCGGCAGGCCCCGGGGAAGCCCGAGTGA
- a CDS encoding NuoB/complex I 20 kDa subunit family protein, producing the protein MGLEEKLPSGFLLTTVEQAAGWVRKSSVFPATFGLACCAIEMMTTGAGRYDLARFGMEVFRGSPRQADLMIVAGRVSQKMAPVLRQVYDQMPAPKWVISMGVCASSGGMFNNYAIVQGVDHIVPVDIYLPGCPPRPEMLMDAILKLHQKIQGSKLGVNREEAAREAEEAALKALPTIEMKGLLR; encoded by the coding sequence ATGGGACTGGAAGAGAAGCTGCCGAGCGGCTTTCTGCTGACCACCGTCGAACAGGCCGCGGGATGGGTGCGCAAGTCGTCCGTCTTCCCGGCGACCTTCGGCCTGGCCTGCTGTGCGATCGAGATGATGACCACCGGAGCGGGCCGGTACGACCTGGCCCGCTTCGGCATGGAGGTCTTCCGCGGCTCCCCGCGCCAGGCCGATCTCATGATCGTGGCCGGACGGGTCAGCCAGAAGATGGCGCCGGTGCTGCGGCAGGTGTACGACCAGATGCCCGCTCCCAAGTGGGTCATCTCCATGGGCGTTTGTGCATCTTCGGGCGGAATGTTCAATAACTACGCGATCGTCCAGGGCGTTGACCACATCGTCCCGGTGGACATCTATCTGCCCGGCTGCCCGCCCCGCCCGGAGATGCTGATGGACGCGATCCTCAAGCTCCACCAGAAGATCCAGGGCTCCAAGCTCGGCGTGAACCGGGAAGAGGCGGCCCGTGAGGCGGAGGAGGCGGCCCTCAAGGCCCTCCCCACCATCGAGATGAAGGGGCTGCTCCGGTGA
- a CDS encoding ABC transporter permease: MSATPPRAVAPTRLAVRDALAEAVAGMLRRPGRAVLTALGTVLGVGSFVAVLGLTATISSQIDGRFNVLTATEVGIEDVAAQQNEFAGPGFPADAEQRLRAVAGIEHAGVLWPVRLDSRTTVGALPSGAGDPTTGAAVVAASPGAVAALVPTLQQGRLYDDFAERGGERVVVIGSGLAARLGITTLATRPALYIGQEPFTVAGIVGDLERRPEHLMSVLVPRATAEQLWGPPAPGAASMLIATELGAARQVADLAPLALRPDHPEYLKAVPPPDPRMLRSGVTADLSALFLLLAGICLVIGAVGIANTTLVAVLERTGEIGLRRALGARGRHVSAQFLTESAALGALGGLVGTSLGELTVVGVCLVRDWTPVIHPVTVAAAPLTGLVTGLLAGLYPAWRAARVEPAEALRR; this comes from the coding sequence GTGAGCGCGACCCCGCCGCGCGCCGTCGCACCCACCCGGCTCGCCGTCCGCGACGCCCTCGCCGAGGCCGTCGCCGGCATGCTGCGCCGACCCGGCCGGGCCGTGCTCACCGCCCTCGGCACCGTCCTCGGCGTCGGGAGTTTCGTCGCGGTGCTCGGCCTCACCGCCACCATCTCCTCGCAGATCGACGGCCGGTTCAACGTCCTGACCGCCACCGAGGTCGGCATCGAGGACGTCGCCGCCCAGCAGAACGAGTTCGCCGGACCCGGTTTCCCCGCCGACGCCGAGCAGCGGCTGCGCGCCGTCGCCGGGATCGAGCACGCCGGGGTGCTGTGGCCGGTACGGCTCGACTCCCGGACCACCGTCGGCGCACTGCCGTCCGGGGCCGGCGACCCCACCACCGGCGCGGCCGTCGTCGCCGCCTCCCCCGGCGCGGTCGCCGCCCTCGTGCCGACCCTCCAGCAAGGACGGCTCTACGACGACTTCGCCGAGCGCGGCGGCGAACGCGTCGTCGTCATCGGCAGCGGGCTGGCCGCCCGCCTGGGCATCACCACCCTGGCCACCCGGCCCGCCCTCTACATCGGGCAGGAGCCGTTCACCGTGGCGGGGATCGTCGGCGACCTCGAACGCCGGCCCGAGCACCTGATGTCGGTCCTCGTGCCGCGCGCCACCGCCGAACAGCTCTGGGGGCCGCCCGCGCCCGGAGCCGCGAGCATGCTGATCGCCACCGAACTCGGCGCCGCCCGCCAGGTCGCCGACCTCGCCCCGCTCGCGCTGCGCCCCGACCACCCCGAGTACCTCAAGGCCGTTCCGCCGCCCGACCCGCGGATGCTGCGCTCCGGGGTCACCGCCGACCTGAGCGCGCTGTTCCTGCTGCTGGCCGGGATCTGCCTGGTCATCGGCGCGGTCGGGATCGCGAACACCACGCTGGTCGCCGTACTGGAACGGACCGGCGAGATCGGGCTGCGGCGGGCGCTCGGCGCGCGGGGCCGGCACGTCTCGGCCCAGTTCCTCACCGAGTCCGCGGCTCTCGGGGCGCTGGGCGGCCTGGTCGGGACCTCGCTGGGCGAGCTGACCGTGGTCGGCGTCTGCCTCGTCCGGGACTGGACCCCGGTGATCCACCCGGTCACCGTGGCCGCGGCCCCGCTCACCGGCCTGGTCACCGGGCTGCTCGCCGGCCTCTATCCCGCCTGGCGGGCGGCCCGTGTCGAACCGGCCGAGGCCCTGCGAAGATAG
- a CDS encoding C40 family peptidase, translated as MSHTAHIPSHRKPRRSASKLAVRAGVAGGVLSTLAMAGTASASPSAEPVAETTLEMPVLNLDLGAEVSSAVTVAAENTRFAAIEGELTAQEESARTGAAAEAKQAKEEAQKKADAEKKAKQEADRKAEAERSSRSSERTTLKSASAPQGTGTVSAPATGSAAAIVNFARAQVGKAYVMGGTGPSSFDCSGLVQAAYRQAGISLPRMSQAQSSAGTSVSLSALQPGDILYWGSKGSAYHVAIYVGGGKFVGAQNPSTGIVERNLSYDKPTGAVRVL; from the coding sequence ATGTCCCACACCGCTCACATACCCAGCCACCGGAAGCCCCGCCGCAGCGCCTCGAAGCTCGCGGTCCGCGCCGGAGTTGCCGGTGGCGTCCTCAGCACCCTGGCCATGGCCGGCACCGCGAGCGCGTCCCCGTCCGCCGAGCCCGTGGCCGAGACGACGCTCGAAATGCCGGTCCTCAACCTGGACCTGGGCGCCGAGGTCTCCTCCGCCGTCACCGTGGCCGCCGAGAACACCCGCTTCGCGGCCATCGAGGGCGAACTGACCGCCCAGGAGGAGAGCGCCCGTACCGGCGCCGCCGCCGAGGCGAAGCAGGCCAAGGAAGAGGCCCAGAAGAAGGCCGACGCCGAGAAGAAGGCGAAGCAGGAGGCCGACCGCAAGGCCGAGGCCGAGCGCTCCAGCCGCAGCTCCGAGCGCACCACGCTCAAGAGCGCCTCCGCCCCGCAGGGCACCGGCACGGTCTCCGCCCCGGCCACCGGCTCCGCCGCGGCCATCGTCAACTTCGCCCGCGCGCAGGTCGGCAAGGCGTACGTGATGGGCGGCACCGGCCCGTCCTCGTTCGACTGCTCCGGTCTCGTCCAGGCCGCCTACCGCCAGGCCGGCATCAGCCTGCCGCGCATGTCCCAGGCGCAGTCCTCGGCCGGCACCTCGGTGTCGCTCAGCGCCCTTCAGCCGGGCGACATCCTGTACTGGGGCTCCAAGGGCAGCGCGTACCACGTCGCCATCTACGTCGGCGGCGGCAAGTTCGTCGGCGCGCAGAACCCCAGCACCGGCATCGTCGAGCGCAACCTGAGCTACGACAAGCCGACGGGCGCCGTCCGCGTCCTCTGA
- a CDS encoding NADH-quinone oxidoreductase subunit D, with the protein MSPTSHDAVNNASADHASARETTEGTVYTVTGGDWDEIVQSAAKADDERIVVNMGPQHPSTHGVLRLILEIDGETVTEARCGIGYLHTGIEKNLEFRNWTQGTTFVTRMDYLTPFFNETAYCLGVERLLGITDQIPDRATVVRVLLMELNRLSSHLVCIATGGMELGATTIMIYGFRDRELILDIFELITGLRMNHAFIRPGGLAQDLPPGAVDQLREFVKTMKKNLPEYDKLATGNPIFKARMQDVGYLDLTGCMALGATGPILRSAGLPHDLRKSDPYCGYENYEFDVPTTDTCDSYGRFLIRLEEMRQSLRIVEQCLERLEPGPVMVADKKIAWPAQLAMGPDGLGNSLDHIRNIMGTSMEALIHHFKLVTEGFRVPAGQAYTAVESPKGELGVHMVSDGGTRPYRVHFRDPSFTNLQAMAAMCEGGQVADVIVAVASIDPVMGGVDR; encoded by the coding sequence ATGTCCCCCACCTCTCACGACGCAGTGAACAACGCCTCCGCCGATCACGCCTCCGCGCGCGAGACGACCGAGGGCACCGTCTACACCGTCACCGGCGGCGACTGGGACGAGATCGTCCAGTCCGCCGCCAAGGCCGACGACGAGCGGATCGTCGTCAACATGGGTCCGCAGCACCCGTCCACCCACGGAGTGCTCCGCCTGATCCTGGAGATCGACGGCGAGACGGTCACCGAGGCCCGCTGCGGCATCGGCTACCTGCACACCGGCATCGAGAAGAACCTCGAATTCCGGAACTGGACGCAGGGCACCACCTTTGTGACGCGCATGGACTACCTGACGCCGTTCTTCAACGAGACGGCGTACTGCCTCGGCGTCGAGAGGCTGCTCGGCATCACCGACCAGATCCCGGACCGCGCCACCGTCGTCCGCGTGCTGCTGATGGAGCTCAACCGGCTCTCCTCCCACCTGGTGTGCATCGCCACCGGCGGCATGGAGCTGGGCGCGACCACGATCATGATCTACGGCTTCCGCGACCGCGAGCTGATCCTCGACATCTTCGAGCTGATCACCGGACTGCGCATGAACCACGCGTTCATCCGCCCCGGCGGCCTCGCCCAGGACCTGCCCCCGGGCGCCGTCGACCAGCTGCGCGAGTTCGTCAAGACGATGAAGAAGAACCTGCCGGAATACGACAAGCTCGCCACCGGCAACCCCATCTTCAAGGCCCGCATGCAGGACGTCGGCTACCTCGACCTCACCGGCTGCATGGCGCTCGGCGCCACCGGCCCGATCCTGCGCTCCGCCGGCCTGCCGCACGACCTGCGCAAGTCGGACCCGTACTGCGGCTACGAGAACTACGAGTTCGACGTACCGACCACCGACACCTGCGACTCCTACGGGCGGTTCCTGATCCGCCTGGAGGAGATGCGCCAGTCGCTGCGGATCGTCGAGCAGTGCCTGGAGCGGCTGGAGCCGGGACCCGTCATGGTCGCCGACAAGAAGATCGCCTGGCCGGCGCAGCTGGCGATGGGCCCGGACGGCCTGGGCAACTCGCTCGACCACATCAGGAACATCATGGGCACCTCCATGGAGGCCCTCATCCACCACTTCAAGCTGGTGACCGAGGGCTTCCGGGTACCGGCCGGCCAGGCGTACACGGCCGTCGAGTCACCCAAGGGCGAGCTCGGCGTGCACATGGTCTCCGACGGCGGCACCCGCCCCTACCGGGTCCACTTCCGCGACCCGTCCTTCACCAACCTTCAGGCCATGGCCGCGATGTGCGAGGGCGGCCAGGTCGCCGACGTCATCGTCGCCGTCGCCTCCATCGACCCCGTGATGGGAGGCGTCGACCGATGA
- a CDS encoding NADH-quinone oxidoreductase subunit A, producing the protein MNAYAPILVLGALGAGFAIFSVVMATLIGPKRYNRAKLEAYECGIEPTPMPAGGGRFPIKYYLTAMLFIVFDIEVVFLYPWAVTFDSLGIFGLVEMLLFVLTVFVAYAYVWRRGGLEWD; encoded by the coding sequence GTGAATGCGTACGCGCCCATCCTCGTGCTCGGCGCCCTCGGCGCAGGGTTTGCGATCTTCTCCGTGGTCATGGCCACGCTGATCGGTCCAAAACGGTACAACCGGGCAAAGCTCGAAGCCTACGAGTGCGGCATCGAACCGACGCCGATGCCGGCCGGCGGTGGCCGCTTCCCGATCAAGTACTACCTGACGGCGATGCTCTTCATCGTCTTCGACATCGAGGTTGTCTTCCTCTACCCCTGGGCCGTCACCTTCGACTCCCTGGGGATCTTCGGGCTCGTCGAGATGCTGCTCTTCGTGCTCACCGTCTTCGTCGCCTACGCCTACGTGTGGCGCCGCGGCGGCCTGGAATGGGACTGA
- a CDS encoding ABC transporter ATP-binding protein, whose protein sequence is MIELRGVGLTYPGPPPVAALHPCDLTVRRGEFITVVGPSGSGKSTFLNVAGLLDSPTSGRYLLDGIDTAALPDRERTALRGRRIGFVFQSFHLLPHRSALENVTLAMLYTGIPRDRRLVRAREALDQVGLGHRAGAVPGRLSGGERQRVAIARALVGRPSLLLCDEPTGNLDSANASSVLGLLEDLHAAGMTVLVITHDPEVARRGHRTVTIRDGRLHP, encoded by the coding sequence GTGATCGAACTCCGTGGCGTCGGCCTCACCTACCCCGGGCCGCCGCCCGTGGCGGCCCTGCACCCCTGCGACCTGACCGTCCGGCGCGGCGAGTTCATCACCGTCGTCGGCCCCTCCGGCTCCGGGAAGTCCACCTTCCTCAACGTCGCCGGACTGCTCGACTCCCCCACCAGCGGCCGCTATCTCCTCGACGGGATCGACACCGCCGCCCTCCCCGACCGGGAGCGCACCGCCCTGCGCGGCCGCCGGATCGGCTTCGTCTTCCAGTCCTTCCACCTGCTGCCCCACCGGTCCGCCCTGGAGAACGTCACCCTCGCCATGCTCTACACCGGAATCCCGCGCGACCGGCGCCTCGTACGCGCCCGCGAGGCCCTGGACCAGGTCGGCCTCGGGCACCGGGCCGGCGCCGTGCCCGGACGGCTCTCGGGCGGCGAGCGCCAGCGCGTGGCCATCGCCCGCGCCCTGGTAGGACGGCCCTCCCTGCTGCTCTGCGACGAACCGACCGGCAATCTCGACTCCGCCAACGCCTCCTCCGTCCTCGGACTTCTGGAGGACCTGCACGCGGCCGGGATGACCGTCCTCGTCATCACGCACGACCCCGAGGTGGCCCGGCGCGGACACCGGACCGTCACCATCCGCGACGGACGGCTCCACCCGTGA
- the nuoE gene encoding NADH-quinone oxidoreductase subunit NuoE, with the protein MTASPSNQGVSLGMPQLPAPDFPAEVRERLEADAREVIARYPDSRSALLPLLHLTQSHEGYVSRTGIRFCAEVLGLTTAEVTAVATFYTMYRRKPSGDYQVGVCTNTLCAVMGGDVIFEELKEHLGVGNNETTPDGKVTLEHIECNAACDYAPVVMVNWEFFDNQTPESAKAMVDDLLAGREVSPTRGAPLCTYKETARILAGFPDEREGAVEASGGAGPASLIGLRIARGESAHTSIVHPRGEATTEGGE; encoded by the coding sequence ATGACCGCCAGTCCTTCGAACCAAGGGGTCTCGCTGGGCATGCCCCAGCTGCCGGCCCCCGACTTTCCGGCGGAGGTACGCGAGCGCCTCGAGGCCGACGCCCGGGAGGTCATCGCCCGCTACCCCGACAGCCGCTCCGCGCTGCTGCCGCTGCTGCACCTGACCCAGTCGCACGAGGGCTACGTCTCGCGCACCGGCATCCGCTTCTGCGCCGAGGTGCTGGGCCTGACCACCGCCGAGGTCACGGCGGTGGCGACGTTCTACACGATGTACCGGCGCAAGCCCTCCGGCGACTACCAGGTCGGCGTCTGCACGAACACGCTGTGCGCGGTGATGGGCGGCGACGTGATCTTCGAGGAGCTCAAGGAGCACCTCGGCGTCGGCAACAACGAGACCACCCCCGACGGCAAGGTCACCCTCGAGCACATCGAGTGCAACGCGGCCTGCGACTACGCCCCCGTGGTGATGGTCAACTGGGAGTTCTTCGACAACCAGACCCCCGAATCCGCCAAGGCCATGGTCGACGACCTGCTGGCCGGCCGCGAGGTCTCCCCCACCCGGGGCGCGCCGCTGTGCACGTACAAGGAGACCGCCCGGATCCTGGCCGGCTTCCCGGACGAGCGGGAGGGCGCGGTCGAGGCCTCCGGCGGCGCCGGGCCCGCCTCCCTGATCGGACTGCGCATCGCGCGCGGCGAGTCCGCGCACACCTCGATCGTCCACCCGCGTGGCGAGGCCACCACCGAGGGAGGGGAGTGA